A genomic stretch from Embleya scabrispora includes:
- a CDS encoding glycosyl hydrolase: MCRCGDRFRRGLSSVRSRWAQRWAALVAVLVVSAGAGVSAARAHSVSPSDARATSAVRDVRDWLGHLGNRAQNRVVSGQFAGYSGKTFSLDQVEETKARTGAYPGLLGCDYGHDGNAIDHACNATLKDWAASGGLVTVSAHLPNPDQPDWSGLFAKLATFDRLTDRSTGTGRRWQAELDRVAEGLRDLADAGVPVLFRPLHEMNGDSFWWSAQDPQTFAAVWRDMYGYLTEVKGLHNLLWVYAPDCNYGNRSSYYPGGAYTDVVGLDCYVREPAAVQGYDELLALGKPFAFAEIGPRSGPGGVIEVPLDYGKWIDAIRTRFPATAYFMAWNDQWRPTANTGAARLMGDPWTITRGEIAVSARTEGRPVPAGTPVPLADFESGAQGWGGWQVLAGPWSVDEWAAQGGRSLKADIDLTGSEAYLNRVAGQNLSGFRALTATVRTAEWGDHAAGTTAKFYIRTGAGSAWYDGGAVGIGPNGAVLSLDLGRVADLGDVREIGVLFRPAPGANGRSAVYVDDVTAIAPPTLLSGFESGTEGWTGYLTATAPASTSDWASEGRRSLGAEIDLAASEAYVGRRARLDLSGRRALTATVRATASAGTAKLYVKTTAADTWYDAGAVPLGPDATTLTLNLAGVGSPGDIREIGVQFERRGAGGTGRAVVFVDEVTVR; encoded by the coding sequence GTGTGTCGTTGTGGTGATCGGTTTCGACGGGGGTTGAGCAGCGTGCGATCGCGATGGGCGCAAAGGTGGGCGGCCTTGGTGGCTGTCCTGGTGGTTTCGGCGGGGGCAGGGGTGTCGGCGGCTCGGGCGCATTCGGTGTCGCCGAGTGATGCGCGGGCCACGTCCGCCGTACGCGATGTCCGGGACTGGCTCGGGCACTTGGGCAATCGGGCGCAGAATCGGGTGGTGTCCGGTCAGTTCGCCGGGTACAGCGGCAAGACGTTCTCGCTCGATCAGGTGGAGGAGACAAAGGCGCGGACCGGTGCGTATCCCGGGCTGCTCGGGTGCGACTACGGGCATGACGGCAACGCCATCGACCACGCCTGCAACGCGACCCTGAAGGACTGGGCGGCGTCCGGTGGCCTGGTCACCGTCAGCGCCCACCTGCCCAATCCGGATCAGCCCGACTGGAGCGGCCTGTTCGCCAAGTTGGCCACGTTCGATCGGCTCACCGATCGGAGCACCGGGACCGGTCGGCGCTGGCAGGCCGAACTCGACCGGGTCGCGGAGGGGTTGCGCGATCTCGCCGACGCGGGCGTGCCGGTGCTGTTTCGGCCGTTGCACGAGATGAACGGCGATTCGTTCTGGTGGAGTGCGCAGGATCCGCAGACGTTCGCCGCGGTGTGGCGCGACATGTACGGCTACCTCACCGAGGTCAAGGGCCTGCACAACCTGCTGTGGGTGTACGCGCCGGATTGCAACTACGGCAATCGTTCGTCCTATTACCCGGGCGGGGCGTATACCGATGTCGTCGGCCTGGACTGCTATGTGCGCGAGCCCGCCGCCGTTCAGGGATACGACGAACTCCTCGCGCTGGGGAAGCCGTTCGCGTTCGCCGAGATCGGGCCGCGGAGCGGTCCCGGCGGGGTGATCGAGGTGCCGCTGGACTACGGGAAGTGGATCGACGCGATCCGTACCCGATTCCCGGCCACCGCCTACTTCATGGCCTGGAACGACCAGTGGCGGCCCACCGCCAACACCGGTGCGGCCCGGCTGATGGGCGACCCGTGGACGATCACGCGCGGTGAGATCGCCGTGTCCGCGCGCACCGAGGGCCGGCCCGTCCCGGCCGGAACACCCGTCCCGCTGGCCGACTTCGAGTCCGGCGCCCAGGGGTGGGGCGGCTGGCAGGTACTGGCCGGCCCCTGGTCGGTGGACGAATGGGCGGCGCAGGGCGGCCGATCCCTGAAGGCGGACATCGATCTGACCGGCTCCGAGGCGTACTTGAACCGCGTCGCGGGGCAAAACCTGTCGGGCTTTCGTGCGTTGACCGCGACGGTCCGTACCGCCGAGTGGGGCGACCACGCCGCCGGTACCACCGCCAAGTTCTACATCCGCACCGGCGCGGGGTCGGCCTGGTACGACGGGGGAGCGGTGGGCATCGGCCCCAACGGCGCGGTGTTGAGCCTGGATCTGGGCCGCGTGGCCGACCTCGGCGACGTCCGCGAGATCGGCGTGCTGTTTCGGCCCGCGCCGGGCGCGAATGGGCGCAGCGCCGTGTACGTGGACGACGTCACCGCGATCGCCCCGCCGACCCTGCTCTCCGGTTTCGAGTCCGGTACCGAGGGCTGGACCGGTTACCTCACCGCGACCGCGCCCGCGAGCACGAGCGATTGGGCGAGTGAGGGCCGCCGTTCGCTCGGCGCCGAGATCGACCTCGCGGCTTCGGAGGCGTACGTCGGCCGCCGCGCGCGGCTCGACCTGTCCGGTCGCCGGGCCCTGACCGCCACGGTTCGGGCCACGGCATCGGCCGGCACGGCCAAGCTCTACGTCAAGACCACCGCCGCCGATACGTGGTACGACGCCGGCGCCGTCCCGCTGGGGCCGGACGCCACGACCTTGACCCTCAACCTGGCCGGGGTCGGCTCGCCCGGCGACATCCGGGAGATCGGCGTGCAGTTCGAGCGGCGGGGCGCGGGCGGTACGGGCCGAGCCGTCGTCTTCGTCGACGAGGTCACGGTCCGCTGA
- a CDS encoding family 1 glycosylhydrolase: protein MWDTAAFDHYARVLDGLREHGLTAFVTLQHFTLPRWFAARGGWSAPDAPEIFAEFAAEAGHRLGDRIPFAGTVNEPQIVAFNGYLKGNHPPGYRDRDRMVAANETLMRAHDAAVTALRATAPNTRVGVCLQLPLVQPADPDTAADVELADWYREMLVTRHLEHLRDTPDPGDWVGVQYYTRARVNAALERQRLGEPPAGTPTTQMGWEVYPDGLTEMLRLAGETTGLPIYITENGIATTDDAERVAYLDSHLRAVRAALADGVDVRGYLHWSAFDNFEWTHGYRPRFGLIGIDRDNDLERVIHPSAHAYRRVITSGRIAALHDPAPDTATGTTRPTRTEAEPDGPWAGDRAKADPTESEPEGDPTASEPVPETDPATRSGAGVGCAQAETAGDPAPRSGPDSPEFPGRSAGSLKEMLMRIDPPVVRLLQRVAAGAQPESRDLALRRAQSAATMRLAAFPPGPDIEVTEHTVPVADGTIAVRVWRPRNPQTPVPAYFFLHGGGWVLGNLDTAEAECGPVASLVPCAVVHVDYRLAPEHPFPTPLDDCLTAYAWLLEHADELGIDPDLVAIGGASAGGNLAAAMCLALRERGLPQPGLQVLDAAPFDLTPMPDPVAAGEPARPGLSVAEFNMFARHYVPEAEAAVNPLVSPLRAADLSGLAPALVVVAEYDPLREQAEDYLAALRAADVPAAGIRVLGHIHGGWVVPATVTHTLVNEMRAAALRHAFAGTLVGPLTPRLIERFAAAEPAPQPA, encoded by the coding sequence GTGTGGGACACCGCCGCGTTCGACCACTACGCGCGGGTGCTGGACGGCCTGCGCGAGCACGGCCTCACCGCGTTCGTCACCCTCCAACACTTCACCCTGCCACGGTGGTTCGCGGCGCGCGGTGGTTGGTCGGCGCCCGACGCGCCCGAGATCTTCGCCGAGTTCGCCGCCGAGGCCGGGCACCGGCTCGGGGATCGCATCCCCTTCGCCGGCACGGTCAACGAACCGCAGATCGTCGCGTTCAACGGCTACCTGAAGGGCAACCACCCGCCCGGATACCGCGATCGCGACCGTATGGTCGCCGCCAACGAGACCCTGATGCGCGCGCACGACGCCGCCGTGACCGCGTTGCGCGCGACCGCGCCGAACACGCGCGTGGGCGTGTGCCTGCAACTCCCGCTGGTGCAACCGGCCGACCCGGACACCGCCGCCGACGTCGAACTCGCCGACTGGTACCGCGAGATGCTGGTCACCCGGCACCTGGAACACCTGCGCGACACGCCCGACCCCGGCGACTGGGTGGGCGTGCAGTACTACACCCGCGCCCGGGTGAACGCGGCCCTGGAACGGCAGCGACTCGGCGAGCCGCCGGCGGGCACGCCCACCACCCAGATGGGATGGGAGGTCTACCCGGACGGCCTCACCGAGATGCTGCGGCTGGCCGGCGAAACCACCGGCCTGCCGATCTACATCACCGAGAACGGCATCGCCACCACCGACGACGCCGAGCGGGTGGCCTACCTCGACAGCCACCTGCGCGCCGTCCGGGCCGCGCTCGCGGACGGCGTCGACGTGCGCGGATACCTCCACTGGTCCGCGTTCGACAACTTCGAGTGGACACACGGCTACCGCCCCCGCTTCGGCCTGATCGGCATCGACCGCGACAACGACCTCGAGCGCGTGATCCACCCCAGCGCACACGCCTACCGCCGGGTCATCACGAGCGGACGCATAGCCGCACTCCACGACCCCGCCCCCGACACGGCGACCGGAACAACACGGCCCACCCGCACCGAGGCCGAGCCGGACGGCCCCTGGGCCGGCGACCGCGCCAAGGCCGACCCGACCGAGTCCGAGCCCGAAGGCGACCCGACCGCATCCGAGCCCGTGCCCGAAACCGACCCGGCCACCCGCTCCGGTGCCGGCGTCGGCTGTGCGCAGGCCGAAACAGCCGGCGACCCGGCCCCGCGTTCCGGCCCCGATTCCCCCGAATTTCCCGGTCGTTCGGCCGGCTCGTTGAAGGAGATGCTGATGAGGATCGATCCGCCCGTGGTGCGGCTGTTGCAGCGTGTGGCCGCCGGGGCGCAGCCCGAGTCGCGGGATCTGGCGCTGCGGCGCGCGCAGTCGGCCGCCACGATGCGGCTCGCGGCATTCCCGCCGGGGCCCGACATCGAGGTCACCGAGCACACGGTTCCCGTCGCCGACGGCACCATCGCCGTGCGGGTGTGGCGGCCGAGAAACCCGCAAACGCCCGTCCCCGCCTACTTCTTCCTGCACGGCGGCGGCTGGGTCCTGGGCAACCTGGACACCGCCGAGGCCGAGTGCGGACCCGTCGCCTCGCTCGTCCCGTGCGCCGTGGTCCACGTCGACTATCGGCTCGCCCCCGAACACCCCTTCCCCACCCCGCTGGACGACTGCCTGACCGCCTACGCCTGGCTCCTGGAACACGCCGACGAACTCGGCATCGACCCCGACCTGGTCGCCATCGGCGGCGCGAGCGCCGGCGGCAACCTGGCCGCCGCGATGTGCCTGGCGCTGCGCGAACGCGGCCTCCCGCAACCCGGCCTCCAGGTCCTGGACGCCGCGCCGTTCGACCTCACCCCGATGCCGGACCCGGTCGCCGCCGGCGAACCGGCCCGGCCCGGACTGTCCGTCGCCGAGTTCAACATGTTCGCGCGGCACTACGTGCCGGAGGCCGAGGCCGCCGTCAACCCGCTCGTGTCCCCGCTGCGCGCCGCCGACCTGTCCGGCCTGGCACCGGCCCTGGTCGTGGTGGCCGAGTACGACCCGCTGCGCGAGCAGGCCGAGGACTACCTCGCGGCGCTGCGCGCGGCCGACGTCCCCGCCGCCGGCATCCGCGTCCTCGGTCACATCCACGGCGGCTGGGTCGTCCCGGCCACGGTCACCCACACCCTGGTCAACGAGATGCGCGCCGCCGCCCTGCGCCACGCCTTCGCCGGAACCCTGGTCGGCCCACTCACCCCGCGCCTGATCGAGCGCTTCGCCGCCGCCGAACCGGCCCCGCAGCCCGCCTGA
- a CDS encoding LysR family transcriptional regulator: MLVSSPDPVIDANLAIALDALLAEHSVTRAAARLHTSPAAMSRNLARLRRILQDPLLVRAGQAMVPTPRAQALREEAAAVVRSLGALLGPGASVDPAGLRSTFTLQAADLVGAALAPGLLELGRREAPGVSFRIRAEELEAGPALRDGRIDLEVGSIDHVDPETQVEALVGLRMVAAVRPGHPLTQGKLTPARLAAAQHVAVSRRGRFTGPLDAALAQHNLRRRVGIVLPAHLAAMTLAARSDVVCLVPAALPGAAPSPLTQDADALGLHLLDMPVDLPAVTIGMAWHPRHTADGAHRWLRDAVRRTLCASADAGAARSQEPGAKEVR; this comes from the coding sequence ATGCTGGTGAGCAGCCCGGATCCGGTCATCGACGCCAATCTCGCCATCGCGCTGGATGCCCTGCTGGCCGAGCACAGCGTGACTCGCGCCGCCGCGCGCCTGCACACCTCGCCTGCCGCGATGAGCCGCAACCTCGCCCGGCTGCGCCGCATCCTTCAGGACCCTCTTCTGGTCCGGGCCGGGCAGGCGATGGTTCCCACCCCGCGGGCGCAGGCCCTGCGCGAGGAGGCCGCCGCGGTCGTCCGCAGCCTGGGGGCGCTGCTGGGGCCGGGTGCGAGCGTGGACCCCGCGGGCCTGCGCAGCACGTTCACGCTCCAGGCCGCCGACCTGGTCGGCGCGGCGCTGGCCCCGGGGCTGTTGGAGCTGGGTCGGCGTGAGGCGCCGGGTGTCTCGTTCCGGATCCGGGCCGAGGAGTTGGAGGCCGGTCCCGCGCTGCGCGACGGCCGGATCGACCTGGAGGTCGGTTCGATCGACCACGTGGACCCGGAGACCCAGGTGGAGGCACTGGTCGGCCTGCGCATGGTGGCGGCGGTCCGGCCCGGCCATCCGCTGACGCAGGGGAAGCTGACGCCGGCTCGGCTCGCCGCGGCCCAACACGTCGCGGTCAGCCGCCGCGGCAGGTTCACCGGCCCCCTCGACGCCGCGTTGGCCCAGCACAACCTGCGCCGGCGGGTCGGCATCGTCCTTCCCGCGCACTTGGCCGCGATGACCCTGGCCGCCCGCAGCGATGTCGTGTGTCTGGTACCCGCCGCGCTCCCCGGCGCCGCCCCTTCGCCCCTCACGCAGGACGCCGACGCCCTCGGGCTGCACCTCCTGGACATGCCCGTGGACCTGCCGGCGGTGACCATCGGCATGGCCTGGCATCCCCGGCACACCGCCGACGGCGCCCACCGCTGGCTCCGTGACGCGGTCCGCCGGACGCTGTGCGCATCGGCGGACGCCGGGGCCGCTCGGTCACAGGAGCCGGGTGCGAAGGAAGTCCGGTAG
- a CDS encoding DUF3089 domain-containing protein: MSRSRTFLALGALTLTVAAAVIPTGTSAASNSTPNNGTNISANSATNSATNISAHTTSTADPTGKSLTSPLKETVWLCRPGLATNPCNQDLAGNPQRPGPDGTFSARYLNGATTTLDATSVRADGSRVPEPFAAPANPQIDCFYAYPTVDLLPNPLLRVGSLPPSPSNSALAAALDQIGRFAGTCRVFAPMYRQASLSELLVGGLGVPLDAETGSRDVLDAWRDYWANHNIDPVTHQRRGVVLLGHSQGTGVVSRVMQQEIDGNPAVQDRLVSAVLLGGYLQVPIGGTQGGGADPASTFQHIPMCVRSGPQAPVPTGCVVAYNSYALPPGGGLPAGSAFGRTPIPGHQMMCVNPAALLRGTPADTATPLDMYMPTRRLMDGNWLNPRGHLAHVLSAYELADDPSGYTRYQGRVSGKCAFTQDANGTATWFDITGGAGMFPDGGLSVSLGTHTVDYNVAMGDLTALIATQANTWRAAHPA; encoded by the coding sequence ATGAGCAGATCGAGAACCTTCCTCGCCCTGGGCGCGCTGACCCTGACCGTGGCCGCCGCCGTCATCCCGACCGGCACGTCCGCCGCCTCGAACAGCACGCCGAACAACGGCACGAACATCTCTGCGAACAGCGCCACGAACAGCGCCACGAACATCTCTGCGCACACCACGTCGACCGCCGACCCGACCGGCAAAAGCCTGACCTCCCCGCTCAAGGAGACGGTCTGGCTCTGTCGTCCCGGCCTCGCGACCAACCCCTGCAACCAGGACCTCGCCGGCAACCCGCAACGCCCGGGCCCCGACGGCACGTTCAGCGCCCGCTACCTCAACGGGGCCACCACCACGCTCGACGCCACCTCGGTCCGCGCCGACGGCTCGCGCGTACCCGAGCCGTTCGCCGCACCGGCGAACCCGCAGATCGACTGCTTCTACGCGTACCCCACCGTCGACCTGCTGCCCAATCCGCTCCTGCGGGTCGGATCCCTGCCCCCGAGCCCGTCCAACAGCGCACTCGCGGCCGCCCTCGACCAGATCGGCCGCTTCGCCGGCACGTGTCGGGTGTTCGCCCCGATGTACCGGCAGGCTTCGCTCTCCGAACTGCTGGTCGGCGGCCTGGGCGTGCCGCTCGACGCGGAGACCGGCTCGCGCGACGTCCTGGACGCCTGGCGCGACTACTGGGCCAACCACAACATCGACCCGGTCACCCACCAGCGGCGCGGCGTGGTGCTCCTGGGTCACTCCCAGGGCACCGGCGTGGTGTCGCGGGTGATGCAGCAGGAGATCGACGGCAACCCGGCCGTGCAGGACCGGTTGGTGTCGGCGGTGCTGCTCGGCGGCTACCTCCAGGTGCCGATCGGCGGGACCCAGGGCGGCGGCGCCGACCCGGCCTCGACGTTCCAGCACATCCCGATGTGCGTACGCTCCGGGCCCCAGGCGCCGGTCCCCACCGGGTGCGTGGTGGCCTACAACAGCTACGCGCTGCCGCCCGGCGGCGGGCTCCCGGCCGGATCGGCCTTCGGCCGCACACCGATACCGGGGCACCAGATGATGTGCGTCAACCCGGCCGCGCTGTTGCGTGGCACGCCGGCCGACACGGCGACGCCGCTGGACATGTACATGCCCACCCGCCGCCTGATGGACGGCAATTGGCTCAACCCGCGCGGCCACCTCGCACACGTGTTGTCCGCGTACGAACTGGCCGACGACCCGTCCGGCTACACCCGATACCAGGGCAGGGTCAGCGGCAAGTGTGCCTTCACGCAGGACGCGAACGGCACCGCGACCTGGTTCGACATCACCGGCGGCGCCGGGATGTTCCCCGACGGCGGCCTGTCCGTTTCGCTGGGCACGCACACCGTCGACTACAACGTCGCGATGGGCGATCTCACCGCGCTGATCGCCACCCAGGCGAACACGTGGCGGGCGGCCCACCCGGCCTAG
- a CDS encoding TetR/AcrR family transcriptional regulator produces the protein MTENSDARKPAVGRARGRTKAPTAKGEERRREIVAAASELFARAGFRGTGMAEVAQRVGITEPGLLYHFGSKEGLLRAVVEHRDLRSQAFARDIAAVGGLQALREMPAFAHRNREQPGLAKLFAVLLAENLDPGDPEHDFFVRRYREMRAVVAGMIREGQRGGEMRADVSPELKAIEILAALDGIASQWLLDPEEVDLVVSIEEYARTLIRDLATEPEPAETGAPEEVQG, from the coding sequence GTGACTGAGAATTCGGATGCACGTAAACCGGCCGTCGGCCGCGCTCGCGGCCGCACCAAGGCGCCGACCGCGAAGGGGGAGGAACGGCGTCGGGAGATCGTCGCCGCCGCGTCGGAATTGTTCGCCCGCGCGGGCTTTCGCGGCACCGGTATGGCGGAGGTGGCCCAGCGGGTCGGCATCACCGAGCCCGGCCTGCTCTACCACTTCGGCAGCAAGGAGGGCCTGCTCCGGGCCGTGGTCGAGCACCGGGACCTGCGCAGCCAGGCGTTCGCCCGGGACATCGCCGCGGTGGGCGGGCTCCAGGCGCTGCGCGAGATGCCCGCGTTCGCCCACCGCAACCGCGAACAGCCGGGTCTGGCCAAGCTGTTCGCGGTGCTGCTCGCGGAGAACCTGGATCCGGGGGACCCGGAGCACGACTTCTTCGTCCGGCGCTACCGCGAGATGCGCGCGGTGGTGGCCGGGATGATCCGCGAGGGTCAGCGCGGCGGCGAGATGCGTGCGGACGTGAGCCCGGAGCTGAAGGCGATCGAGATCCTGGCCGCGCTCGACGGCATCGCCTCCCAATGGCTGCTCGATCCCGAGGAGGTCGACCTGGTGGTCAGCATCGAGGAGTACGCCCGGACGCTGATCCGCGACCTGGCCACCGAACCCGAGCCGGCCGAGACCGGCGCACCCGAGGAGGTACAAGGATGA